In Litoreibacter ponti, the genomic stretch AACGCAGGTTGCGACCGCAGATTTGAGATGCAGGCGCTCAGAGGCAGCTCTGGGCCGTCTCCATAGACGCGGACCGGCCATAGCCCCAAGACGCCAATGCCGCGCTGAGCTTGAATTTACTGAACGCGTCTTCATTCATGCGTTGCTTATGAGCCTGCTCGTTAAAGCCGAGCGCTGACAGCGGGTCTCAGCCGAGCGGCTTCCCTCGACCTATTTGACAGTTTCTCAGAATTTTTAGGCAAACTTGCCCAATCCTGAAATACGAAACTTCCCTAACGTCAAGTTATCGACAACTCGACAGGGAAAAAGCACATGACTTACTTCAGCACAATCAAGCTCCGCATCGCTGGGACGGCTCTCGTACTGGCTACATCCGCAATGGCCACAACGGCTTCCGCACAAGGGCTTGGCATTCCGATCATGCCGAACCTCGACTTCCCGCAGGAGGGCGCCTTTGAGAGCAAATCCGGCAAGTGCTTTCTTTTGATCTGCTCGGCCAAGCCGCAGGTCACACAGGACGCAGCCGACATCGCCACCAAGGTCGGAGAGAAATCATGAAGCGCATCTCTCTCACTGCCGCCGCTCTCGCCATTTCTGCAAGCACCGCTTTCGCGGGCAGCACATTCGACATGAGCGCCACGCTCAACGGCACGACCGAGCGTCAGATGACCGTGATGAGCGAAGGCCACATGGCCGGACTGCTGATCAGCCAATACGCGCCGGTTGAGGGGGCAGCGGGCAACCCGATGAACGGCATGACGGGATCGTGCACCGGTCATATGGTGATCGCGGCACCGGCAGCTTCGGGCGGTGGCCTTTGCGATTTCAACAATGCGGCTGGCGACAAGATGGTGATCTCTTACGAGGTGATCGGCCTGAACCGCGATGGCGGCATCTCCGGCTCATGGACCGCCCATGGCGGCGCGGGCAAAACCGCGTGCGTTCAGGGAGGTGGCAGCTTCGTCAATTCGGCCATCACAGATGCCGGAACATTCGAGCAAAAAGTCACGGGAGCCATCACGCTTCCCTGAGCAGAGGTCGCGACCTTTGCGGAATTGCCGGGCCTTCAGGGGCTCGGCAATTTTTGTGCGCCGAACAGATGCGGGTCGTTGCTGTCGAACATCGCACCGACGGTGCGAAAGACCGACAGGGCCTCGGCCAACTCGCGTGTCGAGGTCACGCCGATCTTGTCATGCACGGACTGGATCTGGTTGCGAATGGTCTTTTCGGCGCGACCCTGGGTTTCGGCGATTTGCGCAGGTGACTGCCCGGCGACCAACGCGCTGCACACGTCCGCCTCTCGCCTTGTCAGCTGGAAGACGTCCTGCAAAAGGTCCGAATTGATCGGGGAATTACCTTTCGTTCCGAAGAAGACGGCGAAAAGCTGGCTTTGGCCAAACACGTCCATCTCTGTCTTGAGATTGGTCATCATAGTTGGATGGAAGGGGGCCACGCAGATGGACGCCGGATGGTTGCCGTAATCAACAACCAGGCCACGCGGGTCGCTTTCGGTTTTCGCTTCGCGCAAAGCCCTGCGAAACAGCCCGTTGTCAGTGTCATCGACCAGCGAAATCAAACCGGACGGCGCGTGGTGCATCAAGACGCTGCGATCGATCAGTTTCTGCCCGGCGGCATTAGCCACCTGTAAAAGCCCTTCCGCATCGACGATGATCAAAGGCAAGGCGATCCCGTCAAGAAAGCCTTTGTAGGTCTCTGCTGCCTCTTTCGCCATATAGAGCGCTCGCGCAATTCGCGCCCCACGCACGACATGGGGCGAGATCAGCTCCAAAATGTGCTTCAGCCTGAGCTGATCCGGGTGAGCATCTTCGGAGTCTACCTCCGAGAAAGTCAGCACGGCAGTCCTGTTTCCATTCACCGCAAAGCAAAGCGTCGTCCAATGCCCGAATCCTGCTGGCTCGAAAAACGTCTTGTAGGCCGGCGTTTCGCGATACTCAGCATCGCCATACCATTCTCGAGAACTGGCGATATTCCCCAGTCTTTCGCTGACGGGGACGTGCTTTACGCTGGACACGTGTCTGTCGCTCTGAACGTCGTCTCGAATGTGTCCGTCCGGGGCCAAGGCGTCATAATGAAGTTGAGCTTGCGCGGTCACAAAACCTGAGGGCGAATACGTGCCCATGACGCGCGGGCCATCAAACGTCGTTGTGACACTCCCGAAACCCGGACACATTTCACAGATACGCTTGCGCAAGGCGAGCCACTGCTCCGGTTCCAACGCGCTGTCATAGACCAGACCAATGAGGTCGCTGAGGTCTTCGGGTGATAGGTCGTTGCTGATGGTTTGTTACTCCAAAGCAGGTGCGTACATCGGCCCGAACAGATGCGGGTCGTTGCTGTCGAACATCGCGCCGACGGTGCGAAAGACCGACAGGGCCTCGGCCAACTCGCGGGTCGAGGTCACACCGATCTTGTCATGCACGGACTGTATCTGGTTGCGAATGGTCTTTTCGGCGCGGCCTTGGATTTCAGCGATTTGTGCGGGCGATCGCCCGGCGACCAATGCACTGCACACATCCGCCTCTCGCCTTGTCAGTTGGAAGACGTCCTGCAACAGCCCGGTATTGACCGCTGCGCCGCCTTTTGTGCCGACGAAAACAGCGTAGAGCTGACCGCGGTCGAAGACGTCCTTTTCGCTCTTGAGATTGGTCATCATCGTGGGGCTGAACGGAGTGATACATAAGGACACCGGCTCGTCATCCAGATCGACAAGCAGGCCATGCGGCTCGCCCTCACGTTGAGCGCCACGGAGTGCCCTTCTGAAGCCCGCATCATTGTGCTCATCGATCAAAGCGATGCGGTTCTCTGACGATGATGCCAAGAGTGCGCCGCGATCAAGCAGCCTTTGCCCTGCCGCATTTGTCATCTGCAATACACCGCCCGCGTCGATGATGATCAGTGGCAAAGCAATTGCATCAAGGAACCCTTTGTAGGTCTCCGCGACCTCTTTGGCCATGTAAAGCGCTCGCGCGATACGTGCACCACGCACGATATGGGGCGACAGCAATCTGAGCAGTTTTGTGAGCCCGTCATAGTCAGGGACAGGGTTCGCGTCTTCGATTTCGAGGAAATTGAGTGCGGCGTAGCGATTGCCACTGACCGCAAAAATCACTCCGGTCCAGTGGCCACAGCCAAGATGCCTAAGGCCGTTCTTATAGAGTGCCGAATTTCGCAATTCTTCGTCCGTCATGACATTGCGAGAGATGCGTGGGGCGCCGGGGGCCGGCGTGTCGTTTCGTGTAATTCCGCGCAGGGTATCGGTAATGCCGTCAGTGGCGACATAACGTCCTTCATCGGTCGTCGTTTCGTAGAAGTCTTGCAAAGGCTGTTCGACAAAATTGCCAGGATTGTAGATCCCCATGACTTTTGGCCCGTCAAGTGTCTGGCACATACTTAGAAAGCCAGGGAAGAGCTCATGGATCCGGCGCTGAAAACTGGACCATTGTTCCGGCTCCAGCGCGCTGTCATAGACCAGACCGATGAGATCGCTCAGGTCTTGCGGCCCGATGTCATTCACAGTTTGCATACATCGTTTCCTCGCAGCCTTTTCGCCTTGCGCCTTTCAATTCTCTCTTCATGGATTTGCGGCCCCAAGGTCACTAATGCAGGTAAGTTTCGCGCAACTCCCGTCGCAAAACCTTGCCCGACAGGGTCACCGGAACCTCGTCCACGAACCTGATAATCTTGGGGATCTTGTAGTTGGTCAGACCCTTCCTGCAGGCCGCGAGGATGGCGTCTTCGGTCAGGCTGTCCTCTGAGCGCACGATGAAGGCCGCCGGCGCCTCGCCGGTCGCGTCGTCGGGAATGCCCACAACGCCGACCTGAGCCACGCCCGGCAGCTGCGAAATCGTGTCCTCGATTTCGTTCGGGGCGATGTTGAAGCCGGACACAAGGATCATGTCCTTCTTGCGGTCCACGATCTCGATGAAACCATCCGCGTCCATAACGCCAATATCACCGGAATAAAGCCAGCCGTCTCTGATCGTCGCTGCGGTGGCGTCGGGCTGGTTCAGGTAGCCCGACATCAAGGTCGGGCCGCGCCCGATGATTTCGCCGGGCTGGCCCTGCGCGACGTCCTGGCCGTCATCATCGACGATACGCACCTGCGATCCGGGAACCGGCACGCCGACAGACCCAAACCTGTTCTGGTCGATCGGATTAAATGTCAGGATCCCGGCGCATTCGGTCATGCCGTAGCCCTGACAGATCTCGATGCCGGTCAGGTCCTTGAACTTTTGCGCCACACCCGTGGTTTGCGCGGCCCCTCCGGACGCACAAAGGCGTATATCTTGCGCCATCTCCTTTTTAAACCAATCGGCCGTCAGCAATGCTGCATAAAGCGTGTTGATCCCGGCAAGCCACGTGACATCGTGCTTTTCGAACGCCGTCTTCAGATTTGAAATTGGTCTGGGACTGGGCACAAGGACGCAATGCAATCCGTTGCGCAGACCCGCGATGAACGACAGTGTATAGGCGGTGATGTGATAGAGCGGCAGGACAACCAGTGCGGTGTCGCCCTCCGGCCGCAACAGGCTCTTGGTCATAAGTTCTGCCTGATAGGCGTTGCCCAGCACGGCCTGATGGCTCAGTTCAACGCCTTTGCTACGCCCGGTTGTCCCGCTTGTATACTGATAGAGCGCCGTGTCGGTGGGTTTGACCTCGGCCGTGAAGGCCGTAATATCCACCGTGGCAGACTTGGCCCGCCCTGCATCCAGTGCAGCGGCGAGGGTCACGTGATCGCTACGCATCGGCGGGATTGCCCGTTTCACCCGTTTGAGGACGAAGCCTAGCAGGGCGCGTTTAAACGGCGCAAAGAACTCCAGCAGGGACAGCTTTACAACATGACGGACCGCGGTGTTTCGGATCACCTGATCTACCTTGTCGCCAAACAGGTCGATGATCACCAGAACCTGCGCGTTGCTGTCGCTGAGCTGATGCTGCATTTCCGGCGCGGTGTAGAGCGGGTTGATATTGGTCGCGATGCACCCCGCCTTAGCAATACCCAGCGAAGCCACCCCGAACCCGATACAATTTGCTGTCATCAGGGCGACCGTGTCGCCCGCCCTGAGGTTCAGCACCTCGCGCAAATAGATCGCGAAGTATTCAGCCTGTGTGCGGAGTTCTGAATATGTGACCGAGGTTTCGGCCCCGGTCGGCAAGATCGTTGTGAGGGCCTTTCTTGCCCCGTATTCCTTGGCCGAGACATCCAACATCTTTGCAATGGTTTGTGCCTCCATGTTTGCCAGATCGAAATTCTGCGCCTCGGGCGAATAGTGAGTCGTCCAACGTTGTTCCATAAAAATGTCCCCCTTAATCAAACATGCACACCGCGGGACCCATAAATGTGAGTCCCGTTAAATCACCTACCAACAAGCGTATAGCACATTGGATGACAAAATTCCGGATTAGCGGATGTGAATGAGTGCAGACGTGTTCTCCCGGGCTTCGGTTGAGAGTCAGTCGCGCAACTTCGTGTTCCGGCAGGTGCCTGATTTCGGGTGCAGGGTTACTTTGGAATTCTCAGAAGAACGAAAGGGGACATCGGCACGGTTGCAGCGCTATCTCGCATTGTGTCGCGAAGTGTAAACTCGACAATTCTCCGCTCTTGCGGCGATCGGCAGCAATGCAGGCCGCACCTCCAGCATTCTAATGCCCAATCTAGCGACCGCTTTAGGTCGCCCGTGTGAGCGACCCAGAGTCTTTAAATTTCAACGACTCAGGCATCCTTTAGTTCGAAACCAAGATATCTGACCTCGCCGTCCATCTTTGCGTGACACAACAGACGCAAACGGCGCGCAGGTTGCCGGTGCTCGACGGGCGAACTGGAGCCGGAGATTTGGCAAACGAGATAGCCATAAAGCGGAGCGACGTGTCGGCTGATAGCCTACTCCGACGAGCATCCCGTTTTTGACGGAAAGTCCTATGTGTGGATCGCGGGCACCGACTATTTGTACAGGTCCATATAGCGGAT encodes the following:
- a CDS encoding AMP-binding protein; the protein is MEQRWTTHYSPEAQNFDLANMEAQTIAKMLDVSAKEYGARKALTTILPTGAETSVTYSELRTQAEYFAIYLREVLNLRAGDTVALMTANCIGFGVASLGIAKAGCIATNINPLYTAPEMQHQLSDSNAQVLVIIDLFGDKVDQVIRNTAVRHVVKLSLLEFFAPFKRALLGFVLKRVKRAIPPMRSDHVTLAAALDAGRAKSATVDITAFTAEVKPTDTALYQYTSGTTGRSKGVELSHQAVLGNAYQAELMTKSLLRPEGDTALVVLPLYHITAYTLSFIAGLRNGLHCVLVPSPRPISNLKTAFEKHDVTWLAGINTLYAALLTADWFKKEMAQDIRLCASGGAAQTTGVAQKFKDLTGIEICQGYGMTECAGILTFNPIDQNRFGSVGVPVPGSQVRIVDDDGQDVAQGQPGEIIGRGPTLMSGYLNQPDATAATIRDGWLYSGDIGVMDADGFIEIVDRKKDMILVSGFNIAPNEIEDTISQLPGVAQVGVVGIPDDATGEAPAAFIVRSEDSLTEDAILAACRKGLTNYKIPKIIRFVDEVPVTLSGKVLRRELRETYLH
- a CDS encoding helix-turn-helix transcriptional regulator; protein product: MEPEQWLALRKRICEMCPGFGSVTTTFDGPRVMGTYSPSGFVTAQAQLHYDALAPDGHIRDDVQSDRHVSSVKHVPVSERLGNIASSREWYGDAEYRETPAYKTFFEPAGFGHWTTLCFAVNGNRTAVLTFSEVDSEDAHPDQLRLKHILELISPHVVRGARIARALYMAKEAAETYKGFLDGIALPLIIVDAEGLLQVANAAGQKLIDRSVLMHHAPSGLISLVDDTDNGLFRRALREAKTESDPRGLVVDYGNHPASICVAPFHPTMMTNLKTEMDVFGQSQLFAVFFGTKGNSPINSDLLQDVFQLTRREADVCSALVAGQSPAQIAETQGRAEKTIRNQIQSVHDKIGVTSTRELAEALSVFRTVGAMFDSNDPHLFGAQKLPSP
- a CDS encoding helix-turn-helix transcriptional regulator, with amino-acid sequence MQTVNDIGPQDLSDLIGLVYDSALEPEQWSSFQRRIHELFPGFLSMCQTLDGPKVMGIYNPGNFVEQPLQDFYETTTDEGRYVATDGITDTLRGITRNDTPAPGAPRISRNVMTDEELRNSALYKNGLRHLGCGHWTGVIFAVSGNRYAALNFLEIEDANPVPDYDGLTKLLRLLSPHIVRGARIARALYMAKEVAETYKGFLDAIALPLIIIDAGGVLQMTNAAGQRLLDRGALLASSSENRIALIDEHNDAGFRRALRGAQREGEPHGLLVDLDDEPVSLCITPFSPTMMTNLKSEKDVFDRGQLYAVFVGTKGGAAVNTGLLQDVFQLTRREADVCSALVAGRSPAQIAEIQGRAEKTIRNQIQSVHDKIGVTSTRELAEALSVFRTVGAMFDSNDPHLFGPMYAPALE